One region of Mangifera indica cultivar Alphonso chromosome 3, CATAS_Mindica_2.1, whole genome shotgun sequence genomic DNA includes:
- the LOC123210565 gene encoding GATA transcription factor 1-like — MDGLDTEASFMDELLDFSSDIGEQEDDDDKMMNTNKRPRKALSPLNHNATTTAFDVFDSLQPSPSPFPEFVEEDLEWLSNKDAFPTVETLGDILSNPISNAKLQSPVSVLENSSSSHSTTTSTSTNESTVTNNNNGSIIMNSCGSFRVPVRSRSKRRRTRRQSRESWWAVQENVESVKPVAVFSKVSIGRKCQHCGAEKTPQWRAGPMGPKTLCNACGVRYKSGRLVPEYRPANSPTFSSELHSNSHRKVMEMRRQKMMPMESGIVGMGIVKPVDRG; from the exons ATGGATGGTTTAGACACCGAGGCTTCTTTCATGGACGAGTTGCTCGACTTCTCCTCTGACATAGGCGAGCAAGAGGACGATGATGACAAGATGATGAACACCAACAAAAGACCCAGAAAGGCTTTGTCTCCCCTTAACCATAACGCCACCACCACCGCCTTCGATGTTTTCGACTCACTTCAGCCTAGCCCTTCACCTTTTCCT GAATTTGTAGAGGAAGATTTGGAATGGCTATCGAATAAAGACGCGTTCCCGACGGTTGAAACTTTGGGAGACATCCTTTCAAATCCCATTTCGAATGCTAAGCTTCAAAGCCCAGTTTCGGTTCTTGAAAACAGCAGCAGTAGCCACAGTACCACCACCAGTACGAGCACGAACGAAAGTACGGTGACCAACAATAATAATGGTAGCATCATAATGAACAGCTGTGGCAGCTTCCGGGTTCCGGTGCGTTCACGGAGCAAGCGGCGCCGTACGCGGCGGCAAAGCCGGGAGTCCTGGTGGGCGGTTCAGGAGAACGTGGAAAGTGTGAAGCCTGTTGCTGTTTTTTCGAAAGTGAGTATCGGCAGGAAATGTCAGCACTGCGGGGCTGAAAAGACCCCACAATGGAGGGCCGGGCCAATGGGCCCCAAAACGCTGTGTAACGCTTGTGGGGTGAGGTATAAATCCGGTAGGCTGGTGCCGGAGTATCGACCAGCTAATAGTCCGACGTTTTCGAGTGAATTGCATTCAAATTCGCACCGGAAGGTGATGGAAATGAGGAGACAGAAGATGATGCCTATGGAGAGTGGGATTGTTGGTATGGGGATAGTTAAGCCTGTGGATAGAGGGTAG